The proteins below are encoded in one region of Chelonia mydas isolate rCheMyd1 chromosome 11, rCheMyd1.pri.v2, whole genome shotgun sequence:
- the ERMN gene encoding ermin: MTEEVPITSSILECNGNVPPEKTQLQVIDIIDEIAKSVGTVPCENAETSPEAPLKKENQEDNKYSVEDNTICGALDGEKQCEEKQEENNATLEEGSADIPSENTRPDEEKSREGPCEEIIPVSTKECEITRQEERNTEQPQEETATHANEAEEFQTAGAQEEARMLESKEQNKADTQLEERENVEEEEEEEVQLIESKKENGGESPLKNEESNREECPPTSPSFNFQAEKPEEQPGSGKKNDISRHSYSRYNTISYRKIRKGNTKQRIDEFESMMHL, encoded by the exons ATGACAGAAGAAGTCCCAATTACATCTAGCATACTTGAGTGCAATGGGAATGTACCACCTGAAAAAACTCAGCTGCAGGTCATTGATATTATTGATGAAATAGCAAAATCTGTTGGGACAGTTCCATGTGAAAATGCAGAAACCAGTCCTGAAGCTCCacttaaaaaggaaaatcaagaGGATAACAAGTATTCAGTAGAGGACAACACAATATGTGGTGCTCTCGATGGGGAGAAGCAATGCGAAG aaaaacaagaggaaaacaATGCAACTCTAGAGGAGGGATCAGCTGACATCCCTTCCGAGAACACTAGACCTGATGAAGAGAAATCAAGAGAAG GGCCCTGTGAGGAGATTATTCCTGTAAGCACCAAAGAATGTGAAATAACTAGACAGGAAGAAAGGAACACAGAGCAACCTCAGGAAGAAACAGCTACTCATGCTAATGAGGCCGAGGAGTTCCAGACAGCAGGAGCCCAGGAAGAAGCGAGGATGCTTGAATCCAAGGAGCAAAATAAAGCTGATACACAATTAGAAGAAAGAGAGaatgtggaagaggaggaggaggaggaagtgcagTTGatagaaagcaagaaagaaaatgGTGGGGAGTCTCCTTTAAAGAACGAAGAAAGTAACAGGGAGGAATGCCCTCCTACCAGCCCCAGTTTTAACTTCCAGGCTGAGAAACCTGAGGAGCAGCCAGgctcagggaaaaaaaatgatATCTCCAGACATAGTTATTCTAGATACAATACAATCTCCTATCGCAAGATCAGAAAAGGAAACACTAAACAAAGAATTGATGAATTTGAGTCCATGATGCATTTATAA